A region of the Sodalis ligni genome:
GTCGCTGGCGGAAATTGAAAAACTCGGTGATTTGGCTCCCAGCCATAATCCCATCAATGCCCGCGGCATCAGAGCATTTTCCCGACGGCTGCCGCAGGCGGTAACGGTGGGGGTGTTCGACACCTCGTTTCATCAGACCCTTGGCGAAGCCGGCTATCTCTACCCGCTCCCCTACCGCTATTATGCGGATTACGGTATCCGCCGCTACGGTTTTCACGGCACCAGTCATAAATACGTCGGCGAAACCTGCGCCCGCCTGATGGGCCGGGACAGCCGGCAGTTACGGATGATTTCCTGCCACCTGGGCAACGGCGCCAGTCTGTGCGCTATTCAAAACGGGCTTTCGGTGGCCACCACCATGGGATTTACGCCCCTGGCCGGGCTGATGATGGGCACCCGCTGCGGCGATATCGATCCATCGATTTTGCCGTTTATCGCCGAACGGGAAAATAAATCTGCACAACAATTGCTTGAGATCATGAATAACCAGTCCGGATTGCTTGGGATATCGGGAATTTCAAATGACTGTCGTGATATTGTAAACGCCGTTACGGCCGGTCATCACCGCGCCGAACTGGCGCTAACCATGTTTACCGATCGGATCCGCAGCGCTATGGGCGGGTATGCCGCGCACATGGGCGGAC
Encoded here:
- a CDS encoding acetate/propionate family kinase; translated protein: MTHLILAVNSGSSSLKFELFSMPDEITLAKGLFERLGTGSALFTLQADGNKYRVTLPISNHQQAADYLLDALVKHGIVTSLATIGGVGHRVAHGGEYFKDSALIDPSSLAEIEKLGDLAPSHNPINARGIRAFSRRLPQAVTVGVFDTSFHQTLGEAGYLYPLPYRYYADYGIRRYGFHGTSHKYVGETCARLMGRDSRQLRMISCHLGNGASLCAIQNGLSVATTMGFTPLAGLMMGTRCGDIDPSILPFIAERENKSAQQLLEIMNNQSGLLGISGISNDCRDIVNAVTAGHHRAELALTMFTDRIRSAMGGYAAHMGGLDAVIFTAGIGENSAEIRRRVCRNLGFFGIRLNEDKNQRHETFIQQDGAPVTVAVIPTHEELMIARDVLRVGLC